A single region of the Anaerostipes rhamnosivorans genome encodes:
- a CDS encoding response regulator transcription factor yields MNDLKILVVDDESRMRKLVKDFLNRAGYQVLEAADGEEAVDVFFSTKGIDLLVLDVMMPRMDGWEVVREIRKVSEVPIIMLTAKDQENDELQGFDLGVDEYISKPFSPKILVARIEAILRRTKQQDGEVLKAGGIVLDEAAHMVAIDDKSIDLSFKEFELLSYFMKNEGRALTRENILNQVWNYDYFGDARTIDTHVKKLRNKMGNKGSYIHTIWGMGYKFEVQE; encoded by the coding sequence ATGAACGATTTAAAAATATTAGTAGTGGATGATGAGAGCAGGATGAGAAAGCTGGTCAAGGATTTTTTAAACCGTGCCGGCTATCAAGTGCTGGAGGCTGCGGACGGTGAGGAGGCAGTGGATGTATTCTTTTCTACGAAGGGAATCGATCTGCTTGTATTAGATGTGATGATGCCGAGGATGGACGGCTGGGAGGTTGTACGGGAGATCCGCAAGGTGTCTGAAGTGCCGATTATCATGTTGACGGCCAAAGACCAGGAAAATGATGAGCTGCAGGGATTTGACCTTGGAGTAGATGAATACATCTCCAAACCGTTTAGCCCAAAGATCCTGGTGGCCAGGATCGAGGCCATCTTACGGAGGACAAAGCAGCAGGATGGGGAAGTGTTAAAGGCAGGCGGTATTGTCTTGGATGAGGCTGCCCATATGGTGGCCATCGACGACAAAAGCATCGACTTAAGCTTTAAGGAATTTGAACTGTTGTCTTATTTTATGAAAAACGAGGGAAGAGCCCTCACAAGGGAGAATATTCTGAATCAAGTGTGGAACTATGACTATTTTGGGGATGCCAGGACAATCGATACCCATGTAAAAAAACTCAGAAATAAGATGGGAAACAAGGGATCTTATATTCATACCATCTGGGGCATGGGTTATAAGTTTGAGGTACAGGAATAA
- the nifU gene encoding Fe-S cluster assembly scaffold protein NifU yields MYSEKVMDHFEHPRNVGEIEDASGVGTVGNAKCGDIMRIYFDIDDDQIIRDVKFKTFGCGAAVATSSMATELVKGKSVQEALEVTNKAVMEALDGLPPVKVHCSLLAEEAIHAALWDYAEKNGIKIEGLKKPKSDIGEEEVEEEY; encoded by the coding sequence ATGTATAGTGAAAAGGTTATGGATCATTTTGAACATCCAAGAAACGTAGGAGAAATTGAGGACGCCAGCGGTGTTGGTACTGTAGGGAATGCCAAATGCGGAGATATCATGCGCATCTATTTTGACATTGATGATGATCAGATTATCCGGGATGTAAAGTTTAAAACATTCGGCTGCGGGGCAGCCGTTGCCACCAGTAGTATGGCTACAGAACTGGTAAAAGGTAAATCAGTGCAGGAAGCGCTGGAAGTCACAAACAAAGCGGTGATGGAAGCGCTGGATGGTCTTCCTCCGGTGAAGGTACACTGTTCTCTTTTGGCAGAGGAAGCCATCCATGCGGCACTCTGGGACTATGCGGAAAAGAACGGCATTAAGATCGAAGGTTTAAAGAAACCTAAATCTGATATCGGAGAAGAGGAAGTGGAAGAAGAGTACTAG
- a CDS encoding DUF368 domain-containing protein: MLNFIRGFCMALADSVPGVSGGTVAFLLGFYDRFISSLDDLITGNKQKKIEAVKFLFRIGVGWVVGFGAAVSILASIFTDRIYEISSLFLGLIIFAIPIIWAEEKDCLKGKYKNAVFAVIGIVMVAAITYFNPASGKGMNVSVEHLNLGLGIYIFLVAMVAISAMVLPGISGSTMLLIFGLYVPIISAVKEAMHFNTAYFPVILIFGCGILCGIASVVKLIRTCLEKFRSQMVYFIIGMMVGSLYAISMGPTTLEVPKPAMAVGNFSFVFFIIGGVIIFGLQKLKAMSDRDEAAAGVSEAE, translated from the coding sequence ATGTTAAACTTTATTCGGGGATTTTGTATGGCGCTGGCTGACAGTGTACCGGGAGTGTCCGGCGGTACCGTAGCTTTTCTGCTTGGATTTTATGACCGTTTCATCTCATCCCTTGACGATCTGATCACAGGAAATAAACAAAAGAAAATTGAGGCAGTGAAGTTCCTGTTTCGTATCGGTGTGGGATGGGTTGTAGGCTTCGGTGCGGCAGTATCCATACTCGCCAGTATTTTTACAGACAGGATCTATGAAATCAGCTCTCTGTTTTTAGGGTTGATCATCTTTGCGATACCGATCATTTGGGCTGAAGAGAAAGACTGTCTTAAAGGGAAATATAAAAATGCAGTATTTGCGGTCATCGGCATCGTTATGGTCGCTGCCATCACCTATTTCAATCCGGCGTCAGGAAAAGGCATGAACGTAAGTGTGGAGCATCTGAACTTAGGACTCGGCATATACATTTTTCTTGTGGCCATGGTTGCCATATCCGCCATGGTGCTTCCGGGTATCTCAGGTTCTACCATGCTTTTGATCTTTGGTTTATATGTACCTATCATATCAGCGGTAAAGGAAGCAATGCATTTTAATACAGCGTATTTCCCGGTGATCCTGATCTTTGGCTGCGGTATTCTCTGTGGTATTGCATCCGTCGTCAAATTGATCCGCACTTGTCTTGAGAAGTTTCGCTCCCAGATGGTATATTTCATCATCGGTATGATGGTTGGATCTCTGTATGCTATCAGCATGGGGCCAACTACCTTAGAAGTGCCGAAGCCTGCCATGGCAGTGGGCAATTTCAGTTTTGTGTTCTTTATCATCGGAGGAGTCATCATCTTTGGGCTTCAGAAACTGAAAGCTATGTCTGACAGGGACGAAGCGGCAGCAGGGGTTTCAGAGGCAGAATAG
- the nifS gene encoding cysteine desulfurase NifS, with the protein MEKIIYLDHAATTPARPEVVEAMMPYFTEKFWNPSSVYSPASEAKKAVSEVRERIADSLGTQSQDIYFTGGGSEADNWAIKETAEAYASKGKHIITSKIEHHAVLHTCQYLERNGYEVTYLDVDEMGYIKLDQLKKAIRPDTILITIMFANNEIGTIQPVKEIGAIAKEHGILFHTDAVQAYGQVPINVDEMNIDMMSASGHKLNGPKGIGFMYIRKGLKLRSFIHGGAQERKRRAGTENVTGIVGLGKAVEIAFETMKERTGKEQELRDYAIKKILAEIPYCRLNGGREHRLPNNINISFQFIEGESLLIMLDMAGICASSGSACTSGSLDPSHVLLAIGLPHEIAHGSLRMTLGEETTKEDMDFVVEKLKEIVDKLRKMSPLYEDFVKKR; encoded by the coding sequence ATGGAGAAGATCATATATTTAGACCATGCAGCAACAACACCGGCAAGGCCGGAAGTAGTAGAGGCGATGATGCCTTATTTTACAGAGAAATTCTGGAATCCGTCCAGTGTGTACTCACCGGCGTCTGAGGCAAAAAAGGCAGTAAGCGAAGTTCGTGAACGGATCGCAGACAGTCTTGGTACCCAGAGCCAGGATATTTACTTCACTGGGGGAGGCTCCGAGGCAGATAACTGGGCTATCAAGGAGACAGCGGAAGCCTATGCGTCCAAAGGAAAGCACATCATCACAAGCAAGATCGAGCATCATGCAGTGCTTCATACCTGCCAGTATCTGGAGAGAAATGGATATGAGGTGACCTATCTGGATGTGGATGAGATGGGGTATATTAAACTGGATCAGCTTAAGAAAGCGATCCGTCCGGATACAATTTTAATTACCATTATGTTTGCAAACAATGAGATTGGTACGATCCAGCCGGTGAAGGAGATTGGCGCAATTGCAAAAGAGCACGGAATTCTGTTTCACACTGATGCAGTACAGGCATACGGACAGGTTCCGATCAATGTGGATGAGATGAACATTGACATGATGAGTGCCAGCGGACACAAATTAAACGGGCCTAAAGGCATCGGATTTATGTATATCCGCAAAGGACTTAAGCTGCGTTCCTTTATCCATGGTGGAGCCCAGGAGCGCAAACGCCGGGCAGGTACAGAGAATGTGACCGGTATCGTGGGACTTGGCAAAGCTGTTGAGATTGCTTTTGAGACCATGAAAGAGCGCACAGGCAAAGAGCAGGAGCTGAGAGATTACGCCATCAAGAAGATTCTGGCGGAGATCCCGTACTGCCGTCTGAACGGAGGAAGAGAACACCGTCTTCCCAATAATATTAATATCAGCTTTCAGTTTATTGAAGGGGAATCCCTTTTGATCATGTTAGATATGGCGGGGATCTGTGCTTCCAGCGGATCTGCGTGCACATCTGGGTCACTGGATCCGTCTCATGTACTCTTAGCCATCGGACTTCCTCATGAGATTGCCCATGGTTCCCTTCGAATGACTTTGGGAGAAGAGACTACAAAAGAAGATATGGATTTTGTTGTGGAGAAGCTGAAAGAGATCGTAGATAAGTTGAGAAAAATGTCACCGTTGTATGAAGATTTTGTAAAGAAGCGTTAG
- a CDS encoding polysaccharide biosynthesis protein, translating into MKKSSPFVQGTLILTAANIFSRFIGFYNRIFLAGLIGAHQMGVYQLIFPIYLVGFALCFHGYETALSQIVAAQMAKGRPENCRKILKITLSVTILLSVICACFLFFFADELCMKFLHEKDCIPCLKAAVFAMPFVGIKACIHSYHIGLGKPGLPSVSLCIEQISRVLGIYAISVTFFLKLETPALIAVLGMVAGEMASCLYTVIYHLLKVKRQKSRLPAASSRKLLGNLLSLSFPLTCNSLSITLLQSLENILIPLMLTRFYANQHYSVEIYGILTGMAIPFINFPSSITNSISVMLLPKVSAATAEQDYQTLHRATKYSLSFCFLLGIVSFFLFFALGPSIGVIVFHSEKAGMFLRMLSFLCPVLYLSGTLSSILNGLGKTKTTLFNNSVSLMLRIAFIVFVVPYVGINGYLWGLMASTLLVVVMHYRKIKS; encoded by the coding sequence ATGAAAAAATCCAGCCCTTTTGTACAAGGTACATTAATTTTAACAGCCGCTAATATTTTTTCCAGATTCATTGGATTCTATAATAGAATATTTCTGGCTGGATTGATTGGTGCCCATCAAATGGGAGTCTATCAATTAATTTTTCCGATCTATCTGGTCGGATTCGCCCTATGCTTCCACGGCTATGAAACGGCATTGTCACAGATCGTAGCTGCCCAGATGGCCAAAGGACGCCCAGAAAACTGCAGAAAAATTTTAAAGATCACTTTGTCCGTCACAATCCTGCTGTCCGTGATCTGTGCCTGCTTCCTGTTTTTCTTTGCGGATGAACTATGCATGAAATTTCTCCACGAAAAGGACTGTATCCCCTGCCTTAAAGCCGCCGTCTTTGCCATGCCGTTTGTAGGGATCAAAGCGTGCATCCACAGCTATCACATAGGGCTGGGCAAGCCCGGACTTCCCTCTGTCTCACTGTGTATTGAACAGATATCAAGAGTGTTAGGCATCTACGCGATCTCCGTTACTTTCTTTTTAAAGCTTGAAACTCCTGCATTGATCGCAGTGCTGGGAATGGTCGCAGGTGAAATGGCTTCCTGCCTCTATACGGTCATCTACCATCTATTGAAGGTAAAGCGCCAAAAAAGCAGACTGCCGGCAGCTTCCTCCAGAAAGCTTCTGGGCAATCTTCTGTCCTTAAGTTTCCCCCTGACCTGCAACTCACTGTCCATCACGCTGCTCCAGAGTCTGGAAAATATCCTGATTCCACTAATGCTGACCCGTTTTTATGCCAATCAGCACTATTCCGTGGAGATCTACGGTATCCTGACCGGTATGGCTATCCCTTTTATCAACTTTCCCTCCAGTATCACCAACTCCATTTCCGTGATGCTGCTGCCGAAGGTTTCAGCCGCAACGGCAGAACAGGACTATCAAACATTACATAGGGCAACAAAATACTCTCTTTCCTTCTGTTTTCTCCTTGGGATTGTAAGTTTCTTTTTGTTCTTTGCCTTGGGGCCCTCCATCGGAGTGATCGTGTTCCACAGTGAAAAAGCAGGCATGTTCCTTCGGATGCTTTCCTTCCTCTGCCCGGTCCTTTACTTGTCCGGGACACTATCCAGCATCTTAAATGGCCTCGGAAAGACAAAAACAACCCTATTTAATAACTCAGTCTCTCTTATGCTGAGGATTGCGTTTATCGTTTTTGTGGTACCGTACGTTGGGATCAACGGATATCTCTGGGGACTCATGGCGAGCACCCTGCTTGTAGTAGTTATGCATTACAGAAAGATAAAATCATAA
- a CDS encoding putative ABC transporter permease — protein sequence MSLYYLLSYFFIYGFLGWCSEVAFAALKERKFVNRGFLNGPICPVYGFGVGFVVSLLMPYKSNVFFMYIGSVIAVSAIEWVTGFALEKIFHSRWWDYSEQPFNLNGYICLPFSLIWGVACMLIVYVLHPLVTRMVGFIPGLLGNVLLVVFLAGMAADVWVTAAGIFKMNRRLRKMSEIADELHNISEQLGENIYLSVMTAVEKQEETKKKLDEAGQELKERKNAVQEELKERRENLGGELEQRVEELKDRYQEIAGKKSQTSRRLLKAFPAFDSNKYKEALKELKERMKNK from the coding sequence ATGAGTCTATATTATCTTTTGTCCTATTTTTTTATTTATGGTTTTCTCGGCTGGTGCAGCGAAGTCGCATTTGCTGCATTGAAAGAGAGGAAGTTTGTAAACCGGGGGTTCTTAAACGGACCGATCTGTCCGGTTTACGGTTTTGGTGTTGGATTTGTGGTTTCTCTGCTGATGCCGTATAAGTCCAATGTTTTTTTCATGTACATCGGTTCGGTCATCGCCGTGTCAGCCATTGAGTGGGTTACTGGTTTCGCGCTGGAAAAGATCTTTCACAGCAGGTGGTGGGATTATTCTGAACAGCCGTTTAACCTAAACGGATATATCTGTCTTCCGTTTTCCCTGATCTGGGGAGTAGCCTGTATGCTCATCGTGTATGTTCTGCATCCGCTGGTCACCAGAATGGTGGGATTCATCCCCGGGCTTTTGGGCAATGTGCTCCTTGTTGTTTTTTTGGCAGGTATGGCCGCGGATGTCTGGGTAACGGCGGCAGGTATCTTTAAGATGAATAGGCGGCTGCGCAAGATGAGTGAGATCGCGGATGAACTGCACAATATCTCAGAACAGCTCGGAGAAAACATCTATCTGAGTGTCATGACAGCCGTGGAAAAGCAGGAAGAGACGAAGAAAAAACTGGATGAAGCGGGTCAGGAACTGAAGGAAAGAAAGAATGCTGTCCAGGAAGAACTGAAAGAGCGCAGAGAGAATCTGGGCGGAGAACTTGAACAGCGGGTGGAAGAACTGAAAGACCGATACCAGGAGATCGCGGGTAAGAAGAGTCAGACCAGCAGACGGCTTCTGAAAGCTTTCCCGGCTTTTGATTCCAACAAATACAAAGAGGCATTGAAAGAATTAAAAGAGCGGATGAAAAATAAATAG
- a CDS encoding Cof-type HAD-IIB family hydrolase produces MIKLISSDMDGTLLDSYRQITQVNIDAIRTLQDSGVEFTINTGREYQNVTGILEKAGLQCDMICSNGSCGYDKEGNLLFEHSIPQETVKQIFETFHKFDLVPTPFSQMGRISLLSKEELKQYTKDVMIPAMQINHPDFIYTDKDFEELVSQVTYVDGEDGLFHSEHRVLKVISQSTDPDSLIRLRAELEKIPGLAVVSTVPTDIEITSVEAQKGIGLMDYAGRKGIVPDEIVAIGDSENDYSMLSIPGIHSVAMANATEAIKDICVYQTRANTKDGIAYIIRCILADRDNFKLT; encoded by the coding sequence ATGATAAAATTAATTTCGTCTGACATGGACGGGACGCTTCTGGACAGCTACCGCCAGATCACCCAGGTCAATATTGATGCCATCCGTACCCTGCAGGACAGCGGCGTCGAATTTACGATCAATACCGGACGAGAATACCAAAATGTGACCGGAATTTTAGAAAAGGCAGGACTTCAGTGTGATATGATCTGCAGCAACGGTTCTTGCGGTTATGATAAAGAGGGAAATCTGCTGTTTGAACATTCCATTCCACAGGAGACCGTAAAACAGATCTTTGAGACGTTTCATAAGTTTGATCTGGTGCCGACTCCGTTTTCTCAGATGGGACGCATTTCCCTACTGTCCAAAGAAGAGTTAAAGCAGTACACAAAGGATGTCATGATCCCGGCCATGCAGATCAACCATCCTGACTTTATATATACAGACAAGGATTTTGAAGAACTGGTCAGCCAGGTCACATATGTGGACGGGGAAGACGGTCTGTTTCACAGTGAACACCGAGTTTTGAAGGTGATCTCCCAGTCTACAGACCCAGATTCACTGATCAGACTGCGTGCTGAGCTGGAAAAGATCCCCGGGCTTGCCGTAGTATCCACCGTACCTACCGACATCGAGATCACATCCGTAGAAGCACAGAAGGGAATCGGCCTGATGGACTATGCGGGCAGAAAAGGCATTGTTCCTGATGAGATTGTAGCCATCGGTGACAGCGAGAATGACTATTCTATGCTTTCTATCCCTGGGATTCATTCCGTGGCCATGGCAAATGCCACAGAGGCCATCAAGGATATCTGCGTATACCAGACCCGGGCCAACACAAAGGACGGTATCGCGTACATCATTCGCTGTATTCTAGCTGACCGGGACAATTTTAAACTTACATAA
- a CDS encoding sensor histidine kinase — protein MKEKILKNQSIKVKMTLVLIVIMASTILLSICINILMIEPYYVFKEKKNITHVYDSINHLFNTKGARNNTYKISKIVREYNYRMIIVDNANGQVIYSSEGKQGLMYNDMISTLEDMGKIKKQINEEGYAVVSGSDKESTGTSINLLGYFDNGYAVVINTPMESIQTSAVLSGRFTAYVGALLIVAGGIAMYIYSKQFTRPIEEMAAAANRMSNLDFDVKVMDCGEDELGHLGESLNELSSKLEYTISELKTANNELRQDIEQKVQIDEMRTEFLSHVSHELKTPIALIQGYAEGLKDNVSADEESREFYCDVIADEAKKMNRMVQKLLTLNQIEFGNHQVSMERFNIQELVQNMLSANTIFFEKENITIEFDEPPTYVWADEFMIEEVFGNYLSNARNHVYKNGKIAITFKQIGQDLRVTVFNSGNHIPKEDLDKLWVKFYKVDKARTREYGGSGIGLSIVAATMKAHGKEYGVANVEGGVEFYFDVDCANA, from the coding sequence GTGAAAGAAAAAATACTGAAGAACCAATCCATCAAGGTGAAGATGACGCTGGTGCTGATCGTGATCATGGCATCCACGATCCTTCTCTCCATCTGTATTAACATCTTGATGATCGAACCATACTATGTGTTTAAGGAAAAAAAGAATATTACCCATGTATATGATTCTATCAACCATCTGTTTAATACAAAAGGAGCCCGCAATAATACTTACAAGATTTCCAAAATTGTAAGGGAGTACAATTACCGGATGATCATCGTCGACAATGCAAACGGACAGGTGATATATTCCTCAGAAGGCAAACAGGGGCTGATGTACAATGATATGATCAGCACCTTGGAGGATATGGGCAAAATCAAAAAACAGATCAATGAGGAGGGGTATGCCGTAGTATCCGGCTCAGACAAGGAATCTACAGGAACAAGTATCAATCTTCTAGGCTATTTTGACAACGGTTATGCGGTGGTCATCAATACCCCTATGGAGAGCATCCAGACCAGTGCGGTGTTGTCGGGGAGATTCACTGCATATGTAGGTGCGCTCCTGATCGTGGCGGGAGGAATCGCCATGTATATTTACAGCAAGCAGTTTACAAGGCCCATCGAGGAGATGGCGGCGGCTGCCAACCGGATGAGTAATCTGGATTTTGATGTGAAAGTGATGGACTGCGGGGAAGACGAACTGGGGCACCTTGGGGAGAGTTTAAATGAACTTTCTTCCAAACTGGAGTATACCATCTCGGAGCTTAAGACTGCCAACAATGAACTGAGGCAGGACATCGAGCAAAAGGTACAGATCGATGAGATGAGAACAGAGTTTCTATCCCATGTATCCCATGAACTGAAAACGCCGATCGCGCTGATCCAGGGGTATGCAGAAGGTCTGAAGGACAATGTTTCTGCAGATGAGGAGAGCCGGGAATTCTACTGTGATGTGATTGCGGACGAAGCCAAAAAGATGAACCGGATGGTACAGAAGCTGCTGACATTAAATCAGATAGAGTTCGGCAACCATCAGGTCAGTATGGAACGGTTTAATATCCAGGAGCTCGTGCAGAATATGCTGTCTGCCAATACGATATTTTTTGAAAAAGAAAATATTACGATAGAGTTTGATGAGCCGCCGACTTACGTGTGGGCTGATGAGTTTATGATCGAAGAGGTGTTTGGAAATTATCTGAGCAATGCCAGAAACCATGTATATAAGAACGGAAAGATTGCCATCACGTTCAAGCAGATCGGGCAAGATCTGCGGGTGACGGTGTTTAACTCTGGAAATCATATACCGAAAGAGGATCTGGATAAGCTCTGGGTAAAATTCTACAAAGTGGATAAGGCAAGAACCAGGGAATATGGAGGCAGCGGCATCGGACTTTCTATCGTGGCTGCCACCATGAAAGCCCACGGCAAAGAGTATGGAGTTGCCAATGTGGAGGGCGGAGTGGAATTTTACTTTGATGTGGATTGTGCAAATGCCTGA
- a CDS encoding RrF2 family transcriptional regulator, with the protein MKLSTKGRYGLRAIVDIAVFAETEPAAVSAISERQDISIRYLEQLLSKLRKAGLVRSIRGAQGGYVLSRSAKEISVGDVLRALEGDLTPVDCTELTDTEETCSSSKYCVTKTVWKRINDSIAKTVDAIYLSELADEAKAVQQGKPAERKCER; encoded by the coding sequence ATGAAATTATCAACAAAAGGAAGATACGGCCTTCGCGCCATCGTAGATATTGCAGTGTTCGCAGAGACAGAACCTGCCGCGGTCAGCGCGATTTCAGAGAGACAGGATATTTCTATCCGCTACCTGGAACAGCTGCTTTCGAAGCTTCGCAAAGCTGGACTTGTGAGGAGCATCCGGGGAGCCCAGGGAGGATATGTACTGTCCAGAAGTGCAAAAGAGATTTCGGTGGGAGATGTTCTGAGGGCACTGGAAGGCGATCTTACACCGGTAGACTGTACGGAACTTACTGATACAGAGGAGACATGCAGCAGCTCAAAGTACTGCGTGACCAAAACTGTATGGAAGAGGATCAATGACAGCATTGCAAAGACCGTGGATGCCATCTATCTGAGTGAGCTGGCGGATGAGGCAAAAGCTGTTCAGCAGGGAAAACCGGCAGAAAGAAAATGTGAAAGATAG
- the mnmA gene encoding tRNA 2-thiouridine(34) synthase MnmA, whose amino-acid sequence MKEKVVVGMSGGVDSSVAAYLLKEQGYEVIGVTMQIWQDEEQALLEENGGCCGLSAVDDARRVAQALDIPYYVMNFKQDFKEHVIDYFIEEYLDGRTPNPCIACNRYVKWESLLKRSLDIGADYIATGHYARIEKLSNGRYALKRSATLAKDQTYALYNLTQNQLSKTLMPVGEYTKDEIREIAEKIHLPVAQKPDSQDICFVDGDYGDFIEEETGRKITAGNFVDMDGNILGTHKGIVSYTVGQRRGLGLSLKQPGYVVRIDKEKNEVVIGSNDDLMTDVLYGNQLNLMSIPSLENGMRFVAKVRYNHKGAPCTVQMAGEDKIQVRFDEPQRAVTPGQAVVFYDGDYVAGGATIL is encoded by the coding sequence GTGAAAGAGAAAGTAGTTGTAGGTATGTCAGGAGGGGTGGATTCCTCCGTGGCAGCCTATTTATTGAAAGAACAGGGATATGAGGTCATCGGTGTCACCATGCAGATCTGGCAGGATGAAGAACAGGCTCTTTTGGAGGAAAACGGAGGGTGCTGCGGCCTGTCAGCTGTGGACGATGCCAGACGAGTGGCCCAGGCGCTTGACATTCCTTATTATGTGATGAATTTTAAGCAGGACTTTAAGGAACATGTCATTGACTATTTTATTGAGGAATATCTGGACGGGCGCACCCCCAATCCGTGTATTGCATGCAACCGCTATGTCAAATGGGAGTCTCTTTTAAAAAGATCTTTGGATATCGGTGCGGATTATATTGCCACCGGACATTACGCGAGAATCGAAAAACTTTCCAATGGGCGGTATGCCTTAAAGCGGTCTGCAACGCTTGCAAAGGATCAGACATATGCCCTATATAACTTGACACAGAACCAGCTGTCGAAAACTCTGATGCCGGTAGGCGAATATACCAAGGATGAGATTCGGGAGATCGCAGAAAAGATCCATCTTCCGGTGGCACAAAAACCGGACAGCCAGGACATCTGTTTTGTGGATGGAGACTACGGAGACTTCATCGAGGAAGAGACCGGGCGGAAGATAACGGCCGGCAATTTTGTGGACATGGACGGAAATATCCTGGGTACCCATAAAGGGATCGTCTCCTATACGGTCGGGCAGAGAAGAGGTCTCGGCCTTTCCCTGAAACAGCCGGGGTATGTGGTGAGGATCGACAAAGAAAAGAATGAAGTTGTGATTGGCAGCAATGATGACTTGATGACAGATGTTTTATATGGGAATCAACTGAATCTGATGTCTATCCCTTCTCTGGAAAACGGAATGAGATTTGTGGCCAAGGTCCGCTATAACCACAAGGGTGCTCCGTGTACGGTGCAGATGGCCGGCGAGGATAAGATCCAAGTCCGGTTTGATGAGCCTCAGAGGGCTGTGACTCCCGGACAGGCAGTTGTGTTCTATGATGGAGATTATGTGGCAGGCGGCGCGACAATCTTATAA
- the hisH gene encoding imidazole glycerol phosphate synthase subunit HisH — MVAIIDYDAGNIRSVEKAVQFLGEEAAITRDKEQILNSSHVILPGVGAFGDAMEKIRQYGLEETIHQVVEKGIPFLGICLGQQIMFEKSEEAPGVKGLGLLEGEIVKIPKKDGLKIPHMGWNNLSIKEGAKLFKGVPDDSYVYFVHSYYLKASDPDIVAASTEYSEVIHASVEKGNVFACQFHPEKSSTVGLQILKNFISL, encoded by the coding sequence ATGGTAGCGATTATTGATTATGATGCGGGAAATATCAGGAGTGTGGAGAAAGCAGTCCAGTTTCTCGGTGAGGAAGCCGCGATCACAAGGGACAAGGAACAGATCCTAAACAGCAGCCACGTGATTCTTCCGGGGGTTGGGGCTTTCGGGGATGCTATGGAAAAGATCCGCCAATATGGACTGGAGGAGACTATCCATCAGGTGGTGGAAAAAGGGATTCCGTTTCTGGGGATCTGTCTGGGGCAGCAGATTATGTTTGAGAAGAGTGAAGAAGCGCCGGGAGTGAAAGGGCTGGGACTTTTAGAAGGAGAGATCGTAAAGATCCCCAAAAAGGATGGGCTTAAGATTCCGCATATGGGCTGGAATAACCTTTCCATCAAGGAAGGCGCAAAGCTGTTTAAAGGAGTCCCCGATGATTCTTATGTATACTTCGTACATTCTTACTATCTGAAAGCTTCAGATCCGGATATTGTGGCGGCTTCTACAGAGTACTCAGAGGTCATCCATGCCTCTGTGGAGAAAGGGAATGTGTTTGCATGCCAGTTCCACCCAGAGAAAAGCAGCACCGTAGGACTTCAGATTTTAAAGAACTTTATTTCACTGTAG